Proteins encoded together in one Myxococcales bacterium window:
- a CDS encoding potassium transporter Kup: MASHGHQPQGGKDLAKVALAALGVVYGDIGTSPLYTMQECFAHDVKPTEANVLGVLSLIYYALLLVVVVKYLTFIMRADNKGEGGILALLSLVNTKKAMGVLTLLGLFGAALLYGDGVITPAISVLSAIEGLDDESHRLKPFIIPLTAIVLVVLFVVQRRGTAGIGAVFGPTMMIWFTMIAVMGVPWILRHPDVLRALDPRHAVAFFAANKFHGFAVLGSVVLCITGGEALYADMGHFGRKPIVLAWYVMVLPALLFNYTGQAALLLERGTIEEGHSVFYRLIVDEASPFHKLAGDAARYPVVAIATVATVVASQALISGAYSLTRQAVQLGFSPRVTIVHTSGEAEGQIYIPEVNWALMVACLGLVFAFKQSTALAAAYGIAVTGTMGITSILFFVVVRQQGMATWKAGLLLALFLSVDLAFFGANLLKFVDGGWFPIVCAALVFTLMTTWKRGRMALAQSMADATLPIDLFLADLEVQKPHRVHGTAVFMTSNPDGAPPVLLHHFKHNKVLHERILFLAVTTTDVPEVPEAERFEVGEIGQGFFRVKLKYGFMQTPNVPQALRQAKERAGLDMDLDDVSFFLGRETLLVTGKSKMARWRKKIFSLMSKNARPATAFFGIPPNRVLEMGTQIEL, encoded by the coding sequence ATGGCATCGCACGGTCATCAGCCTCAGGGCGGCAAGGATCTCGCCAAGGTCGCCCTCGCGGCGCTCGGCGTGGTCTACGGCGACATCGGCACGTCGCCGCTCTACACGATGCAGGAGTGCTTCGCGCATGACGTGAAGCCGACCGAGGCCAACGTGCTCGGGGTGCTCTCGCTCATCTATTACGCCCTGCTCCTCGTGGTGGTGGTGAAATATCTCACCTTCATCATGCGAGCCGATAACAAGGGCGAGGGCGGCATCCTCGCGCTGCTCTCGCTCGTGAACACGAAGAAGGCCATGGGGGTGCTCACCCTGCTCGGGCTCTTCGGCGCGGCGCTCCTCTACGGCGATGGCGTGATCACACCGGCCATCTCGGTCCTCTCGGCGATCGAGGGGCTCGACGACGAGTCGCATCGGCTGAAACCGTTCATCATCCCGCTCACGGCCATCGTGCTCGTCGTGCTGTTCGTCGTGCAGCGCCGCGGGACCGCGGGCATCGGCGCGGTGTTCGGCCCCACGATGATGATCTGGTTCACCATGATCGCGGTCATGGGCGTGCCATGGATCCTGCGCCACCCCGACGTGCTCCGCGCGCTCGATCCGCGCCACGCCGTCGCGTTCTTCGCGGCGAACAAGTTCCACGGGTTCGCGGTCCTCGGCTCGGTCGTGCTCTGCATCACCGGGGGCGAGGCGCTCTACGCCGACATGGGACATTTCGGCCGCAAGCCGATCGTCCTCGCGTGGTACGTGATGGTGCTCCCGGCCTTGCTCTTCAACTACACGGGCCAGGCGGCGCTCCTCCTCGAGCGCGGGACCATCGAGGAAGGACACAGCGTCTTCTATCGGCTGATCGTCGACGAGGCGAGCCCCTTCCACAAGCTCGCCGGGGACGCCGCGCGCTACCCGGTCGTCGCGATCGCCACGGTCGCCACGGTGGTCGCGTCGCAGGCGCTCATCTCGGGCGCGTACTCGCTCACGCGCCAGGCCGTGCAGCTCGGCTTCTCTCCGCGCGTCACCATCGTGCACACGTCGGGCGAGGCCGAGGGCCAGATCTACATCCCCGAGGTGAACTGGGCGCTCATGGTGGCGTGCCTCGGCCTCGTGTTCGCGTTCAAGCAGTCGACGGCCCTCGCCGCGGCCTACGGCATCGCCGTCACCGGCACCATGGGCATCACGTCGATCCTCTTCTTCGTGGTGGTGCGCCAACAGGGAATGGCCACGTGGAAAGCCGGCCTCCTGCTCGCGCTCTTCCTCTCGGTCGACCTCGCCTTCTTCGGCGCGAATCTCCTCAAGTTCGTCGATGGTGGCTGGTTCCCGATCGTGTGCGCGGCGCTCGTCTTCACGCTCATGACCACGTGGAAACGAGGCCGGATGGCGCTCGCCCAGTCCATGGCCGACGCCACCCTCCCGATCGACCTCTTTTTGGCCGATCTCGAGGTGCAAAAGCCTCACCGTGTGCACGGCACGGCGGTGTTCATGACCTCGAACCCGGACGGCGCGCCGCCCGTGCTCCTGCACCACTTCAAGCACAACAAGGTGCTCCACGAGCGCATCCTGTTCCTCGCGGTCACCACGACCGACGTGCCCGAGGTGCCCGAGGCCGAGCGCTTCGAGGTGGGCGAGATCGGCCAGGGCTTCTTCCGCGTGAAGCTCAAGTACGGCTTCATGCAGACGCCGAACGTGCCTCAGGCCCTGCGCCAAGCCAAGGAGCGCGCGGGCCTCGACATGGACCTCGACGACGTGAGCTTCTTCCTCGGACGCGAGACCCTGCTCGTCACCGGCAAGTCGAAGATGGCGCGCTGGCGGAAGAAGATCTTCTCGCTCATGTCGAAGAACGCCCGGCCCGCCACGGCCTTCTTCGGCATCCCGCCGAACCGCGTGCTCGAAATGGGGACCCAGATCGAGCTTTGA
- a CDS encoding HAMP domain-containing protein — protein MRLAPRLLVAFGFLATLGTAGLGVLVREDRVTAETKRFSDEVARACESTRVEIVHQAERDKKLVGGACQAGELVDRALVSLEAGDFSERRLGFAQLVPQERVAFDLDELLFAVEGGDIVGAEPKSLLAKKRREVEAEIGKGPASYAFRTAGGLAIVSRCAKASHGHTAGLMGVRHVAPLLAQRGSALGVTVEEGTREARPDEVTASCTVSDGHGAAVALTVAKPKAELSSALLRIDERILLAAAVTMGVALLFAVLLARSLGRPLAELAREARLVSSDAAKPLAGRVKGSDEVRELVVAFDTMIEDLAVTRRRLAATSRVAAWREVARRVAHEVKNPLAPIRAAVETLRRLRARDDPAFDEYFDEATRTVLAEVHRISTIVTEFTRFARLPQPRPEDVDPADIARHVVTAHEPLAEETKLVLDIAGPTVHVSADRDQIVQVLTNLVQNALDAVRGLAGARVVLRVESDAHGRARFTVTDSGPGISRDIAARLFEPYATTKAHGTGLGLAIAQRIAIEHDGELSYLGPGDDGRGAMFRLVLPPEGPKPMSEAPPSPPPSV, from the coding sequence TTGCGTCTCGCTCCTCGATTGCTCGTCGCGTTCGGATTCTTGGCCACGCTCGGCACGGCGGGGCTCGGAGTGCTCGTCCGCGAGGACCGCGTGACCGCCGAGACGAAGCGCTTCTCGGACGAGGTCGCGCGCGCGTGCGAGTCGACCCGGGTCGAGATCGTCCACCAAGCGGAGCGCGACAAGAAGCTCGTCGGGGGCGCGTGCCAGGCGGGGGAGCTCGTCGACCGCGCGCTCGTCTCGCTCGAGGCGGGTGACTTCTCCGAGCGGAGGCTGGGGTTCGCGCAGCTCGTGCCGCAAGAGCGCGTCGCGTTCGATCTCGACGAGCTCCTCTTCGCGGTCGAAGGGGGCGACATCGTGGGCGCCGAGCCCAAGTCGCTCCTCGCCAAGAAGAGGCGAGAGGTCGAGGCCGAGATCGGCAAGGGCCCCGCGAGCTACGCGTTCCGCACGGCCGGAGGGCTCGCGATCGTGTCGCGGTGCGCGAAGGCGAGCCACGGGCACACCGCAGGGCTCATGGGCGTGAGGCACGTCGCGCCGCTGCTCGCGCAACGAGGCAGCGCGCTCGGGGTCACGGTCGAAGAGGGCACGCGCGAGGCTCGCCCGGACGAGGTCACGGCGTCGTGCACCGTCTCCGATGGGCACGGAGCCGCCGTGGCCCTCACGGTCGCGAAACCCAAGGCCGAGCTGTCATCGGCCCTCCTCCGTATCGACGAGCGCATCCTGCTCGCGGCCGCCGTCACGATGGGCGTCGCGCTCCTCTTCGCCGTGCTGCTCGCGCGGAGCCTCGGCCGCCCGCTCGCCGAGCTCGCCCGCGAGGCACGGCTCGTCTCGTCCGACGCCGCGAAGCCCCTCGCCGGGCGTGTCAAAGGCTCCGACGAGGTGCGCGAGCTGGTCGTGGCCTTCGACACCATGATCGAAGATCTCGCCGTGACACGTCGCAGGCTCGCCGCGACGTCGCGTGTCGCGGCGTGGCGGGAGGTCGCGCGGCGGGTGGCCCACGAGGTGAAAAACCCGCTCGCGCCCATTCGCGCTGCCGTCGAGACGCTGCGTCGCCTGCGCGCGCGCGACGATCCGGCGTTCGACGAGTACTTCGACGAGGCCACCCGCACGGTGCTCGCCGAGGTGCACCGCATCTCCACGATCGTGACCGAGTTCACGCGTTTTGCGCGCCTCCCGCAGCCTCGCCCCGAGGACGTCGACCCCGCCGACATCGCGCGCCACGTCGTCACCGCCCACGAGCCGCTCGCCGAGGAGACGAAGCTCGTGCTCGACATCGCCGGGCCGACGGTGCACGTCTCGGCGGATCGGGATCAGATCGTCCAGGTGCTCACGAACCTCGTGCAAAACGCGCTCGACGCCGTGCGAGGGCTCGCCGGAGCTCGCGTCGTGCTTCGGGTCGAGAGCGACGCCCACGGGCGCGCACGCTTCACGGTGACCGACTCGGGGCCCGGAATCTCGCGCGACATCGCCGCGCGTCTCTTCGAGCCGTACGCCACCACCAAGGCGCACGGCACGGGGCTCGGCCTCGCGATCGCCCAGCGCATCGCGATC